The proteins below are encoded in one region of Triticum aestivum cultivar Chinese Spring chromosome 1B, IWGSC CS RefSeq v2.1, whole genome shotgun sequence:
- the LOC123122942 gene encoding 7-methyl-GTP pyrophosphatase, which translates to MQSSHRPCNLLCPVAPYATAAPRPQQRPPHLLGTHPQRLLSPPRRHSEARLLSGVTPMTTSSSPTANPQPFKLILGSSSVARKNILNEMGFEFQVMTADIDERSIRREDPDELVMLLAEAKADAIMSRMNISDYQKEGDEPTLLITSDIVVVHEGIIREKPSSKEEALQFLKGYSGGHVSTVGGVVVTNLTTGKKLGSLDKAEVYFHDIPDEIIENLIVEGVVFRVAGGLLLEHPLVLPFVEAVVGSSDSVMGLSKDLANKLIHEALLA; encoded by the exons ATGCAATCTTCCCACCGTCCCTGCAATCTCCTATGCCCGGTGGCGCCATATGCGACCGCCGCACCCCGTCCTCAACAGCGGCCGCCGCATCTTCTCGGAACCCACCCGCagcgcctcctctcccctccgcGCCGCCACTCTGAAGCCCGCCTTCTCTCCGGCGTGACCCCAATGACCACATCCTCCTCCCCCACCGCGAACCCCCAGCCATTCAAG TTGATCCTGGGGTCTTCGTCAGTGGCCAGGAAGAACATCCTCAACGAGATGGGGTTCGAGTTCCAAGTCATG ACCGCGGACATCGACGAGAGGAGCATAAGAAGGGAGGATCCGGATGAGCTAGTCATGCTTCTTGCGGAGGCCAAG GCTGATGCTATCATGTCCAGAATGAACATTTCTGATTACCAGAAGGAAGGCGACGAACCAACACTCCTGATCACCTCTGACATA GTGGTTGTCCATGAAGGGATTATTAGAGAAAAGCCAAGCAGCAAGGAAGAAGCACTCCAATTCCTGAAAG GTTATTCTGGTGGGCATGTGTCGACTGTGGGTGGTGTGGTGGTAACTAATCTTACAACTGGCAAGAAGCTTGGCAGTTTAGACAAAGCTGAG GTGTACTTCCATGACATACCAGATGAGATAATTGAGAACCTG ATCGTTGAGGGGGTAGTATTTAGGGTTGCGGGTGGCTTGCTGCTAGAACATCCATTGGTGTTGCCGTTTGTCGAAGCAGTG GTTGGTTCTAGTGACAGTGTAATGGGGCTATCAAAGGATCTGGCAAACAAACTCATTCACGAGGCATTGTTGGCATAG